Genomic window (Amaranthus tricolor cultivar Red isolate AtriRed21 chromosome 7, ASM2621246v1, whole genome shotgun sequence):
GGTTAGCACACTTATCCCACTGTTCAAAAACAAGGGTGATGCACAGGTATGCGGGAACTATAGAGGGATCAAACTTCTAAGACACACTATGAaactgtgggaaagagtgattgaGAAAAGAATTAGACGAGAGACGgtaattagagagaaccaatttaGATCCATGCCGGAAAGATCAACCACTGAGGCAATGCATCTTTTGAGGAGATTGACGGAAAAGTATGGGGTGCGAAAGATGGATTTGCATTTGGTGTTCATTGAcctggagaaagcgtatgatagcataccacgaaggtacattgaggtaatacaagatatgtatgacagagtgtCGACTAACATACATACACCGGTGGTTATGACAAAGTCTTTCCCAattaaagtgggactacatcagggatcaaCACTAattcctttcatttttacggtTATTATGGAAGAAATCTCAAAATCCATCTGGGAAACCGTGCCATGGTGCATGTTGTTCGCCGACGATATAGTTTTGGTCGCAGAAACCAAGGAGGAGGCAAATAGTAAATTGAAAGAGTGGAGGGAAGCCTTGGAGGGTAAGGCTTGTGCATAAGTCGTAGGAAGACAGAATACTTGCGATGCAATTTCAGTGGGACAAAATCGATAGAGGAGCCAGAGGTGACCATAGGGGGAGAAGTTATTGCATGTacgtccaagttcaaatatttggaATCAGTGATACAGAGTAATGGGCAGATTGATGGAGACATTACTgatcgtatacaagcgggttggcttcAGTGACGAGCAATAACCGAGGTGCTGTGTGATAAAAAGTTCCCGAGgagattaaaaagtaaattttaccGCGTTGCAATTAGGCCGGCGTTGTTATATGTGACCgaatgttggcccgtaaagaaggttttcgaacagaggatgaaagtaatagaaatgcgtatgttgaggtggatgtgtggtaatactatgatggataggataagaaaccaggagtttagggttgcacctctctccgcaaagatgcgggagaacaggttgagatggtttgggcatgtacAGAGAAAGACACACCGCACCCCAGTAAGAAGGATCaaatgcatcatagtggagggcaagagaagtcgaggaagacctaggagaacatgGGAGGAGcagattaaaagtgacatgcatGCATGAATTTCATCTCTCcaaggacctgaccagggataggggCAGTTGGCGACATCTTATCctcgtcttagattactaaacccaTCCCTTTTACCTatcgtttgttattgttcattgccttttaattatcgctctttaccttattcattacttttatctttatttttagttatttgtacgtattctatttattctatttgtaagttgcaggtttctctctctttgaaaaCCTTTcttgagccgagggactctttgattgcactctcctctatgggtatgagctgccgtcATTTTTTCCTCTCCAGACCCTGAGCATAATTTTCTATGAACGGGATACACtgaatatgataataatgatgaagaatttaaataagaggccaacaataatgttcaaaaatcaaaattatagtcAACGCCGGTCTTAAAATTACGAGTTCAATTCTTACCATGCATATTTTTAGAGAGTAGAATGTTTTTATCGATAGGATTGATCACCTTTAAATCCCAAAAAAAGTTCAAATTAACCAATGTAAATTGTCAAAAAGATGAATTGGTAAATATAATGGTAATGAATGATAGCATTCAAATGTAAACCGATTCGCCTCCCACAAAAAGCCCATCACACTTAAATCTCAAATCTGAAACAATGTAAATTTCCACCAAAATGTATGAGTGAAGCCTATTTCAaactataaacaatgaacaCACCATGATCATCCCTCCTTTAACCCCTTTCTGGATTTCCAGGAAAATGGGTGGTTTTACATTCGATTCTCCCACCACAGATAATTCATCAGTACACGACTACAAGCGAAAACCAACAGGATGAAGAGTAAAGTTGTAAAAGAGGCCTCACATACAGCCTGATTTCACGAAGGGATGAGAGCTCATATATACCAAGTCCATCATCCAACCAAAACAAAGCGATTGCTTATTGATCGGAATATACCATGGTTTGTCGCGTCTTCAGAGAAAGTAATCCGGTGCAGGCTTTTTTGCAGGAGTTCCTCTTGCTTCCTGTATTATGAAGTAATAAACACATTACAGAGTGATAAAACGCTCTTTAAAGGAGGTACAACAATAGCTCAATTTTATCGAGTGCACAAAAAATAAGTCATGATTCAGAAACAAGTTAAGAATGAAACTAAGGTCAAACTATTAATTAGAGAAATCATCTTCATTGCAGATATGGTGATTTCTAGATGGTCTGATTAAACCATGGAAGGTCCTGACACCTTGGATGGGAGACTTTGACACCCAAAAAAAAGTTGGTCCGGCCACCGAGCGAAAATTGTAGAGAGGTCCAGTCTCTACGATTGTGGAAATAGAGTGGATAAGGGTCTTGCGGGGAATTCAAGCATTATGCTGAGGAACTAATTATAGCTGAGATCAAGTGGGGAAGAAGATTTTGTCGAGATACTAGCTGAGAAGTAAGAAATGGTTGTGGCTAAGGTTGGATGGGAAACaaagtgtaaaaacaaggccgtaTTGCATCGCGTCTGCAgcgttttaaaggtttcaaAAACAATGAACCAGTATTTCTAGTGttgtaaaagtgtaaaaaattgCGTTTTGGACCGTATCAAGACACATCTATGGTTTTGAACGATAATTAGGCATTATGATAACAGCATCACTCCCGTTACTGCATCACTGTTTTGTTATAGCAATCGCGAccattaccgcatttttactttATGATGGGTAAAGTCTTGTGCAGCTTACGGCTAAGGAAGAGGGTTATGCGAGAAGTTAGAACATTCTTTATCAATTACAAAGGTTTTGCTTCTCTAGGCTAACTAAACAAATTAGCGAATTGAGGATATTTCAATTCTTTATATTCATTCCTTTGCTTTCACAATCCAAACAATCCCTTATATGCATCTTGGATGACTTCTTAGGTAGTTATTTTGCATATGTTAAGGAGTAATCCTATGAGTATTATACTATTGTaaacaaatatttatatttatttttaatttctataaCTTAGTAATCTGGTATGATTTCACGTAACATGTGAAGTGCATGAATGCAATTACGCTATGTTTTAgaacgatgatttcatttggaaatcCAGAATTGACTAAaattaattgtttaaaaatccaaataattcaaatttggaTCTGAGCTAATTCCACCATCGTTTTAAATTATAGAATAAAAGTTCATATTTCCACTTTTTTACCACTTAACTAAAAATTCCGCATAAAACACAATGACTTTTGCagcatataatattttttaaaatcaaacataCAAGTATTTTGTAAGAGTAATATAAATAAAGCATTGCATTGTGTAACAAGGAGAGTCCTAAATGCACCTATCAGAACTCGGAAATGTCCTTCCAACCTAGGCCATATATGATTGCAAGGTAGATTCTTATAAACAAGCCAAATATACAAACCTGTGGAGCAGCTTGAAAAACACGAAACTCTTTATTAAGATTCTCATCAAGCTCAAGTATTGCAGCAACATTACCGCATCTAGAATGTTCACAAAAAAATTATCAGTGTCAGTTGCATTATAGCTTAAATTGTCAGTAATCAAAGGAACAGTGATAATAATGCCCAAAATTACCTGTAACAATAATTTGGAGCCGACCATACTGTAACGATCTGATAATTAAACATCCATTTGTAACCTTCCATTACTAACTGATGTGCACGGCATATATAATCAATGTTATTTGTGTGATTGAATGAGGTAACCACAGTCCCACCAAAAAGGTAACCAGCACCACGAGGACTCATTCCCCAGCCATCAACTGCATCCTCGGGATCAGACCACAGGAGGTCACACATTGCACCATCATGTGGTACTTCTTGCTTTCGGTCGATCGTTCGTATCTGACAAATAGGCGAAATTATTACCAAGAGCTATGGCCGATGCATGATGGTGCATTGGTGCTTGGAAGTGCCCACGCCCCACAATAAACTATAAATTGTGCAgaatatctttataaaaattgtaaaatgtgtttgaatattttaagtaAAAATGTCATGCCCCCCCCCCCTCTCTTTTTGTCGAATTTTTACAATCAATTTCAAGGATCATCATCGTATCCAATGTATCCCacccatagaaaactatgatcagggtctggggagggaaggaaggtGGCTgcccatacccataaaggaggatgcAGCCAAAGAGTCCCCGGCCCAGGGTTTGCCACTAAATCAAACATAAAGATAACAAGGATATGTATTGCTTACCTGGTCTAATGTTGTAATTGAGGGAGAGAGGCCACCATGAACACTAAAGATCTTATTCTCAATTAGGGCTGACAAACTGCCACAGAGAAGATATTACTCAGAATACAATAAGATGCTAAAAATATAGTTGCAGCCTTGCAGGTAACGTAACAAAGTGATTGCCAGAGGCCcaaaatagtattacttttaaaatattcaACCGTTAGCGTCATTACATCATGCACCCTCATTTTGACATGAACATCTTTTTACATTCTCATTGACAATAAATGTAtttcacttcaaaaaaaatttgtgaTCCGAATTTTTCTATCCACAACCAAATTAAGATAACATATTAATAATTACATGAGCAAACCTTAAGTAATCAAATATATCTGTGCAATATCTCCAAACATTTACAGAGCCATATTTCCGGAGGCACTCATCATAGAAGCCATAAACCTGACAAGAAAAAGAAGCTCCGTCAACTCACACAGCAGTTTTAAAGAGGACCTGAGATAAGATAAGCATAAGGACAACCTGAGTAATTTGACGACTTTCATGGTTCCCTCTAATTAGTGTTATCCGATCTGGATATCTCACCTATAATTGCACACATAATTAGTTTTTGaagaaaatcataaacaaaCGATAAGGAGAAGCCAGCATCAACTATTAGAAATCTCAAATCAAAGAACTTTACGTATAGGCTGTCAACTAACATTCCAGGGGGAAGGTCCCTTTCTTAATGAGCCACATAATTTAGTATACGGTAAAGCCATAAAACAATTGACCATGTCAACTTGGCACCCCAAATCCTAACCACTATCGGCCATTCCATTGACCAAGTGTCAACTAATCAACTCAGCACCCCAAATCCTAACCACTATCGGCCATTTTCTTATTGAGGAAGTTAAAAACTTGATTATCAAATATTAGCGGAAATGTGATATCCATGAACCATCCTAGAACACAGATTTCTAGTAATAAATAGTTGGATAACAGATTTATATGGGGGATAAAAAGTTGGATAACAAGTTCGTCA
Coding sequences:
- the LOC130818698 gene encoding uncharacterized protein LOC130818698 yields the protein MGGSKVVEPDNIPIEVCGNYRGIKLLRHTMKLWERVIEKRIRRETVIRENQFRSMPERSTTEAMHLLRRLTEKVSTNIHTPVVMTKSFPIKVGLHQGSTLIPFIFTVIMEEISKSIWETVPWCMLFADDIVLVAETKEEANSKLKEWREALEEEPEVTIGGEVIACTSKFKYLESVIQSNGQIDGDITDRIQAGWLQ
- the LOC130818347 gene encoding serine/threonine-protein phosphatase PP-X isozyme 2 — its product is MSDLDRQIEQLKRCEPLKESEVKALCLKAMEILVEESNVQRVDAPVTICGDIHGQFYDMKELFKVGGDCPKTNYLFLGDFVDRGFYSVETFLLLLALKVRYPDRITLIRGNHESRQITQVYGFYDECLRKYGSVNVWRYCTDIFDYLSLSALIENKIFSVHGGLSPSITTLDQIRTIDRKQEVPHDGAMCDLLWSDPEDAVDGWGMSPRGAGYLFGGTVVTSFNHTNNIDYICRAHQLVMEGYKWMFNYQIVTVWSAPNYCYRCGNVAAILELDENLNKEFRVFQAAPQEARGTPAKKPAPDYFL